Below is a window of Lacibacter sp. H407 DNA.
TGCTACGCAGTTTAGTAGTTTTTTTTTGTCTCGATGGTAGCGAGTATACCGCAATAGCTGATATAGCGAAGGGGATGAATGGTCTCAGCCATCACTGCTTCTTTTACTGCGCAGCCTGGCTCTTCCAGATGCAGACAGTTGTTGAATTGACAATCGTTGATCAACACACGCATTTCAGGAAAATAATGTGAGAGTTCCTGCCTGCTGATATCCACCAATCCAAATTCTTTTACACCAGGTGTATCAATAATCTTTCCGCCAAATGGCAGATCGTACATTTCAGCAAAGGTGGTGGTGTGCATTCCTTTGCCGCTCCAGCCACTCACTTCTTCGGTACGTAACAAAAGATCAGGCATCAATGCGTTGATGAACGTTGACTTCCCTACTCCTGAATGGCCGCTTAAAAGGGTCACTTTATCTTTCAATGCGGTTTTAATATCATCAATCCCCAAACCGGTTTCCATCGAAGCGAGAATCACTTTGTAACCAACTGCTTCATACATTTCTTTCCAGTCTTCAAATTGCGCCTGTTCTTTTTTCTTATAAACATCTGCCTTATTAAATACGATCACGCCGGGAATATGAAATGCTTCCGATGCAATCAGAAAACGATCGATAAAACCTTGGGAAGTACGTGGCTCTTTTAAGGTGGCAAACAACAAACTCTGATCGAGGTTGGAAGCAATAATATGGTGCTGATGTTTATTCGCCGGGCTTTGCCTGTTGATGTAATTTCTGCGATCAGCAATACCGGTGATCATAACCGTTTGTTCCAGATCATTTTCCATTTCGATCTCCACTTCATCGCCCACAGCAATTGGATTGGTAGACGTAAATCCATCGATCTTAAACTTGCCTTTGATACGTGCCTGCACAATTTTTCCCTCTTCTGTTTTGGCAACATACCAACTACCGGTTGATTTATAAATGATGGCTTTCATGCTATGCAAAGAAAAGTGATTATTTGCCACGGAGGCGCAAAGACGCTAAGAAAACACAGTGAGAGATGAGAGAGGATAAGAAAGATGTAAGCTTATTTAGTTTGTGCCTTAGAGTACCTATGGCTAACTATTAAGGGAACTTCCGTAACACTTTATACCGCAGCCATGCTTCGATCAATAAAAGAATTACAACAGCTATTGCAAACGGATAAAATTCTTCCTTGTAACGGGAATAGCTGCTGGTTTCAATTTTTGATTTTTCCAACTTATCAATATCGGCATACACCTTACTTAATGTTTCATTATCGGTTGCACGGAAATAGTTGCCACCTGTTTCAGTAGCGATTTCAGTCAACAGTTTTTCATCAATATTTACTTTCTCCATTGTTCGCACAACACCACTGTTTGTTTGCTGTGGCAGGGCTGCAAATCCCTCGGTACCCATACCAATGGTGTACACTTTTACCTGATACGATTTCGCAATTTCTTTTGCTGTGCTTGGCGGAATAAGTCCACCGTTATTTTCACCATCCGTCAACAGGATCACAACTTTGCTTTTTGATTCACTTGACTTCAGACGCTCAACACTGGTAGCTAACCCTGAACCGATGGCTGTTCCATCCTGTAAAATTCCGCTGCGTACAGCATTGATCTGACTGATGAGCGCAGCATAATCAGTTGTTGGAGGACATTGTGTAAACGGCTCTCCTGAAAAAATAACCAAGCCAATACGATCTGTTTTACGGGCACTCACAAAATCAATGGCAACCCGTTTCATTGCTTCTAAACGGTTTGGACTGAAATCTTCGGCCAGCATACTGCCGCTTACGTCCATGCAAAGAATTATATCGATCCCTTCACCTTCCACACGCTCTTCATTGCTTCTCGTTTGCGGACGTGCAATAGCAACGATCAATAAGGCAAGCGACAATACCCTTAAAGCAAATGGTAAATGACGAATTGCATTTTTTGACCCGCCCATTTTCCTGTAAATACTTAATGAAGAAACTGTAATGGAGGAGGTTGCTTTTTTGTGGCTCACTATATACCAGCCGATCAATACAGGCAACAGTACCAACAACCACAACAGGTATGGATAAGCAAATACGATATGTTGATACCAGTCGTTAAGCATCGGGGTTGAGTTCTGTATCAGATTTACGGATAATGGTTTCCATTTGTGTTACAACTTCTATGCATTCATCTTTTGCAGCATTGAATTTTGCAAACTTAACGGCATCGCCTAAACGAAGTGTTTGAATGATGCTGATGAGCGGCTCGTTTAATACATACTGTTTCAGTTGCATTGCAAGTTCATCGGTGGTGAGCCTTGTAAAAGGTTGCTGAATTTTTCGTTCATAAAAGCGTTTAACTGCATGATCGAGATCGGAGAAATTTTTCTTCTGCGCCAGTTGTGTATCCCATTCTTCTTTTTTCAACCGTTCCGTCAATAGCAGGAAATCTTCCAAAGCTGTATATTTCGATTCGATTTCTACTGCAATCTGTTTCTTCTTTTTCCACCGTCTGAATAAAATGATCAACAAGATAAGACTCAGCACAGCTGCAGCTGCTACGGCATAACCGATCCATTCTTCGCCTGCGTTTACATCAATGATCGGTTTTACATCATTCAATAATTGGTTGCCGGTAGTGTCGTATTCAATCAATATTTCTCTTGCCGGAAAACGAAGTAACTGTGGTTGCCCATTTACGTTGGAAGGAACAACCACCTCAATATTATCAATGGCCCATAACCCACTATCAAAACTGGTAAGCGTAATTTCCCGTTTAAAAAGATTACTGGTATCGAATTTCACATATTCAAAATGAGGAATGCTGTCGGGGAATTTCCACTGAACAGCAGCATTGCGTTCAATAGCTTTGAGTTCAAGCTTTATTTTAAATGGCTCTCCAATCAATATCTTTTCTTTACTGACGGTAACAACAGGCGTTACCTGCGCATTGGAGTACAAGCCTGTGAATAAACAAAACAATATGATCGCCGGTACCCGTTTACTCATCGAATTCGATTGATAAAAAATTTCTGTAACACTTTTACATAATCATCGCCTGCACGCATATGCAGCAGATCAGCACCCGAACGGCGAAACACATCTTTCACATGATCGTTATGCCGGTGAAAATCCTTTTCATATTCAAACCGCACCAGTGCACTGGAACTGTCGATCCATCGTTGCTCGCCTGT
It encodes the following:
- a CDS encoding vWA domain-containing protein: MLNDWYQHIVFAYPYLLWLLVLLPVLIGWYIVSHKKATSSITVSSLSIYRKMGGSKNAIRHLPFALRVLSLALLIVAIARPQTRSNEERVEGEGIDIILCMDVSGSMLAEDFSPNRLEAMKRVAIDFVSARKTDRIGLVIFSGEPFTQCPPTTDYAALISQINAVRSGILQDGTAIGSGLATSVERLKSSESKSKVVILLTDGENNGGLIPPSTAKEIAKSYQVKVYTIGMGTEGFAALPQQTNSGVVRTMEKVNIDEKLLTEIATETGGNYFRATDNETLSKVYADIDKLEKSKIETSSYSRYKEEFYPFAIAVVILLLIEAWLRYKVLRKFP
- the rsgA gene encoding ribosome small subunit-dependent GTPase A, whose translation is MKAIIYKSTGSWYVAKTEEGKIVQARIKGKFKIDGFTSTNPIAVGDEVEIEMENDLEQTVMITGIADRRNYINRQSPANKHQHHIIASNLDQSLLFATLKEPRTSQGFIDRFLIASEAFHIPGVIVFNKADVYKKKEQAQFEDWKEMYEAVGYKVILASMETGLGIDDIKTALKDKVTLLSGHSGVGKSTFINALMPDLLLRTEEVSGWSGKGMHTTTFAEMYDLPFGGKIIDTPGVKEFGLVDISRQELSHYFPEMRVLINDCQFNNCLHLEEPGCAVKEAVMAETIHPLRYISYCGILATIETKKNY